CACAGGTGACACGGCCGTCGATACACCCATCCCGCTTCGGTCCGAACGAGACCTGTGACGCATCCGGACGAAGAGTTTACACGTCAGTCACCAGACGCTGCAGGTGCACTGCAACCCCCACCGGAGACACAGACGGCAACGTTCGGCATGGGCTGCTTCTGGGGTCCTGACGCCAGATTCGGCGCGATGGAGGGCGTCGTCCGAACGCGAGTGGGCTACGCTGGCGGCACCGAACCGAATCCGAGCTACTACTCGCTGGGCGACCACACCGAAGTCGTCCAACTCGAGTACGACCCGGAAACGCTCTCGTACGAGGACTTGCTCGAGGTCTTCTGGGCGAACCACAGCTGGCAACCCCCGTCCCGAAAGCGCCAGTACCGCGGCGTCGTCCTCGCACACGATGACGAGCAGTACGAGGCTGCACACCGTACGAAAGACGACCTCGCAGAGCGCACCGGGACGACCGTGGAGTCTGAGATCGAGGTACTCGAGTCCATCACGCTCGCAGAGGACTATCACCAGAAGTACGAACTCCGGTCGACGCCTGTGGCGGGTGACGAGCTTGTCGACCAGTACGGTGACGAGTTTGTCGACTCGACCGTCGTTGCCCGACTCAACGGGTTCGTCGCTGGTCACGGGACCGAGGAGCAGCGCCGTTGCGTACTCGCTGAACTGGACGTGCCGGCGACGGTTGTCGCTGAGCTTCGGCGACGGTTCTGATCGGCGAGGAGGCCCCGTCACCTGACCGCGCTGTCAGGCGAGCAATTATACAACGTCCGGGTGTAGATGGGTGACGAGTCAGGCCATGTCCACACTCTGTGCGAACTGCGGCGACGATAGTCTGCCGGTACAGTGGCGTCACGTATACCTCTCGACGGACGAGGTCGTCGAAGTGGAACTCTGTGAGGGGTGCCGATACAGATTCGTTACTGCAGAGTGGGTCGAGGCCGTCGTCTAAGCCGATGACCGCCTCACGCTACAAACTGTTCGGCGTCTACGTCTCACAGCCCGTGTTCGACGCGCTCGCAGCCCACCTCCACGAGGAGGCCGGCGTCGTCGATCTCGAGTCGTACTTCGACCCGGCTACTGATTCTGTCCCGCAGGGTGATCCCGGTGCCGACGCAACTGCCGACCTCGTGATGGAGGTCGTGGGAGGGTTCACGTCGCTCTACGACGACGCGCCGTTCGAGACGGTCAGCGACGTCGACCCGAACTCGTTCGTTCTCACGCACCTGGCCGCGCCGCCGAAGACGGTTGCCAACGCTCGCGAGCGGTTCGAGGCCGCCGCAACGATCCAAGAGACAGACCACCGGGAGGTTCATACAGCGATCCTGGCCGCATACTTCGACGTGGGTCCGTGAGAATAAGTGCCAAAGCCAGGTCCAGAACCAGTTCCAGATCCAGAACCATTGTGACTATCGTCTCCCTCTCTACTCGGCGTTTTCATCCGAGTTCCGTCGCTCGATCATCCCCAGTCCGATCCACGAGATGACGACCTCGCCGTGCTGGTTGAGCCCCTCCAGTCGGCTGTCGACGTACCCCCGCTTGGGATCGCTCTCGGACACTCGCTTATCGATCACTTCCGTTCGAATCGAGAGCGTATCGCCCGGTTTGACAGGGCGCTTCCAGCGCAGTTCGTCGACACCGCGGGCACCCATACTCGCCCGGTCGTCGATCGGTCCGTCGGCGAGCAGCCGCATACACATCGACGCCGTGTGCCAGCCCGAGGCGACTAGCTCGCCGAACGCCGACTCCGTCGCTGCCTCCTTGTCGATGTGAAACGGCTGTGGATCGTAGGACTCGGCGAAGTCGACGATCTCCGCTTCGGTCACGTGATACTCGCCGAACTCCATCGTGTCGCCGATCTCGATGTCCTCGTAGTACTTCATCTTCTGCCACTGGGTCGTAGACGGCAAAGAGCGTACGGGGTGTGGAACGTACCACGACGTTCGGACAGCCGATTCCTCGAACAGCGTGAGGATCGCGATATGCCCTTGCTACCGGCCGAGAGGCGCGTGAGGGATCTGCAGGTGAGTCTTCACCGAGCTACTGCACGAGCACCGTCGACCGACAAAGAAGTGTTTCACTGACCGGTTTCACCGACCGGATGACTGTGTCACGACCCTGCTGGCTGTCTCGCTGGCGGCTCAGGCTATCTGCAGGTCGTGGATACTCACCCAGTGACTGCCGTACTCCGCTTCGTGCTTTCGTGCAGCGCTGCTGGCTTCGACCCAGCCGGCGAGCTCCTGGTCGAAATCACAGCTGTCACAGCGGACCTGGTATGACATGGCTTATCACCCAACACGAAACTCCTTAAGCGTTCCTCGGGCAGTGTCCAGGGACCGATTCCAAACCACACTATTGGAGGCTCGTGGCGACTGACGGCGGCTGTCCGCTCACTGTTCGTCTGTTCGTATTCGTCGCTGACTGCCAGTGGGACACTCTGCCCGTTCCGTCTGTACGGCCCGCAGATCGGTCGTTCCCCCTGAAAAAGTGTTATTCACTCACCGAGCGTCTCTAGTACCGGTGATTCCCATGGCAGTTGACGCATCCACAGCGCCGAGCGCGGTCGTCCGGCGAGAAATCGAGACCGTCTGGAACGACGACAATCTCGACATGATCGACGACCTCGTTACGGACGAGTTCACCTACCACAACCCGATGATCGACGAGTCGATCCACGGCCCCGCTGACTACCGCACGCTCGTCGAGAACTTCCGCGGTGCCGTTCCCGACTACGAGATGACGGTCGAGGAGATGATTAGCGATGGCGAGATCGTCGCGACCCGATTCCGCGCAACTGGAACGCAGGAACGGCCGCTGCTCGACATCGAACCGACCGGTGCCAAAATCGACATCACCGGAATGCTGTTCGACCGCATCGAGAACGGCAAACTCGTCGAGCGCCGGGTCAACGACGACGCGTTCGGACTCCTCCGACAACTCGGCGTCGTCGAGCGCCAGCCGTTCTGATCGGCTGTTCTACGCGCCGCTCACAATCTCGACTTTTTCGACCAAACAACTGTCCCACAAACCGCGTCCGGCTGGTCACATTCTCGCGTCACTGTCCACTGCAGCCCTCCTCCGGTTACTATCGTGATCGTCGGTCTCACTGACTGTACTACTGCTTTGAACACTTCTTGCTGTACAGTGGTCCGCTGTTCTCGATCCAGTTTTGGGAAGGTCCCCCCAGCAGACCCGATTCCGTTTCACGGCATCGACTCGAGTCCCTCCCGAGTCGCATCCCGTTCGAACACCTGGGGGATATCCAAACGCACGTTTCCGGCTTCGGTGACGGAGAGGACGGCCTGTGCAGCCGTTTCGACGTCCGGGAATTCGCTGATCGTGATGGTATCGTACTGCCCCATCAGCATGTCGAAGGACTCGAGTTCCCCGCCGAGGTCTTCGAACTGCTCTTCGATGCGGTCGATACGGTCAGGGCTGTCCCGAATCGATGCCGCGCCTTGCTCTGTGAACTGCCATAGGGTGATGTATGGTGGCATTGCAGCGCAATCGCCACCGGCTGGTGTAATAAATTTCACAGGTGGTCGTAGTCTGTGTGCGAGCTGTTGCGATGCGTTGGGACAGTCGACCCGGTAGTTGGACTGTGGGGCTGTTCAACGGGTCAGCGTTGAAAATCGGTGGCTGCAGTGAGACAGGGTACTCGAGTGCACCACTCAATACGTGGGTTCGCTGGTGAACAAGCGGGCAGATTTGAACCACGCCCGAGAACCTGCGCCTGGGGCGCAGAACCTCGGTCTAGTTTAAATCAGCCGTAACAATTTTTCCCGACGCGGACTCCTCGTTTCGCTCGTCGGTATTACGTCGTGAAAAATGGGTTGGGGCAGATTTGAACTGTCAATAGGATTACATGCTCGACGCTTCGCGTCTGCGCGTGTAATCCATTGGAGTTCGTCTCGCTTCGCTCGACGAACTGCCGACTTCCATGCGTTCCGCCCTCGGGTCCTGCCTGCTCGCTTCGCTGCGCGGGCTGGCCTTCCGACTACAGGTGAAGGCAATTTAGAAATAATTGCTGAGATCACCGGCGATTCGCTCGCACTCCCAGGCACGGAGCAACAACGCATGCCACCAATTGACGAAGCTATCGAGGCGTACTTCACGGAAAGAGAGACCGAACTCAGCGACTCATCGCTGCAGAATCACCACTATCAGCTCAAAATGTTCCGCAAGTGGGCTTGGGGTGCAGGAGACGTTAGCAACGTTGAAGAACTCGAACCTCTTGACCTGTCCCGGTTTCGACGATACCGAAGCAAGTCGATCAACACCAACACAATGTACAACCAACTCTGTGTGGTGCGACTCTTCCTCCGGTTTTGCTTCCGAATGGGATGGGTTGATGAGTCACTCCCGGAGTCGATCGTACTGCCAACAAGAGATGGAGCGGCACGTGATAGTAAGATCGATCCAGATCGTGTTGCAGGACTCCTTGATGACTTAGAACGCTACCAGTATGCGTCAACCGACCACGTAATCCTCTCGCTCTTATGGTCCTGTTCGCTCCGCATTGGTGGTCTGCGGGCACTTGATCTGAACGACGTGGACTTAGATAACCGTTGGGCAGATCTAGCATATCGCCCTGAGAGTGAGACTCCGCTCAAAAACAAACGCGGCTCGGAACGCGAGATCAACTTACACGGATGGGTCTGCGATTTGCTTCGTGCTTGGATCAACGACCGTCGTCCCTCAGTAACTGATGAATTCGGGAGAAAACCTCTCCTGGCGACTAAGCAAGGACGTATGTCTCGATCAGCAATTCGTGTTCGGGTATACAAACTGACTGCGTGTGGTAACTTAGGACAGGGGTGTGCCTGCGGATCAACGTATCCAGCAGAGTGTGATGACTCAGTCGCTCCACACGATATCCGCCGTAGCAGTATCTCTGCGTGGCTTGATGAGGGCCACGATCCAAATCTACTATCTGGGAGGGTAGATACAAGCACTCGTACGATGGAAAAGCACTACGACGTGAGATCTGAGCGTGAAAAGAGGGAACTCAGAAAGGACGCATTCAATATTTGAATATTATATATTATTAATTTCCAGCCTGCACGTCAAAAGTGCGCTGCGCGGACATGCAACTCGTCTGCCTCTGATCGTCCATCACACACTCCCCTAAGTCGCGCACCGGGCGGGGGACTTCTGGAGAATACGGTCATATTATAACTCGGACACTTTATATTCGTTCCTAATTCTATCAATTTTTGTTTCTCGCAGCTCATCAACTGATTCCTCTTCACCTACGATCCTTTCATCATATTCAAGGCGATACAATGGTTCTTCTAGATTAATAACAATATCGCTTTCTTCAAATTCAAAACCTGCTTCTTCATATTCACCACAATAAGAAACCTGATTAGCGGCAAATATATCGTTCACTTTACCAATATACTGTATGTGATCTGCAGGCCCATGTTCATAAACTGCAATATAATCTGGAGTGGTAGAGTTTGAGATAAATGAGAGATCTAAAAACCCCCAATCTAAATATTTCCTGATAAATTCAACACCTCGTCCAATTCCTGGCTTGTTTTCGGTATAGACAAAAACATCATCTGATTGATGTCCAGGAACGTCTTTTCTTGGTATTTTTTCAATACGATATCGAGATATCTCCTCCCAGATCTCTGAACCCCCAAGAACACGAATTACATAAGTCACAGCATATCCAAAAATTGGTGTTAGTACATACACTGGACTAACAGAAATTGCAAAAAGAGGCATTATTATAGATATTGAAAGCGATATAATAATAAGCATTAATGCACCAAGTATTAGCTTAAAAATAGGTGTTCCACCACCTGTTCTGTATTCATTACCTTCAAACCATTCTTCCTGATATATATCAAATAGTTTCCCTGTTATATCAGGTAATTCAAGGAGAATAGCATCCCAATCTTCATCTATACGTTCGTATAATTCTCCTTGGTCAAATTTATCATCACCATCTAATCTCCTAGAATATTTGAGGATTGAATTTACGGCGTTGTTTTCATCCTCTATTGGAGAATTTCTAACAACATTTCTGATCCAATGTCTAATCGAATGGTATTTTGGGTTCTTTGAGTTTATCGTTAATTCATGATAATTAAGTTCATTCCCTTCTGGTGGCAGGTTTCGAATGTGCTCCACCCCATATGAAGATAGTAATTTATTCATTTTTACAATTGAATCATTTATATTTTTAATTGATTCTCTTATGTTTGATGGATGGAATTTATGTGAGAGCTCATCTCTTTCATTTCCTTTGAAGTTGCCGTATTCATGGAGAGTCATAAAGCCGTCATAGAATATTTCAAGTTCATTTTCTAATTCTAGCGCAACTCCTCTTGGAGATTGTCCATCCAAACTAGCTAATGGTGAATCTGGGTCTAAATTAGAAAGTTCATGTCTGCAGTTTCCCATACATGATTGATGCCATAACCCACATAATATTCTATTGATTGATGTCTGAATAACATCTTGATTGCAGAATGGATGTTTAATCAAATATGTGGATGGTCTATTGAGAACCTACTTAATTTGAGATCAAAGCTAGCTGTGGTGTGTGACAGGCTCGTACATGGTATAGGGATTTGACCAGCGGATCACTGGTTTCGTGGAACCTGTCGATCCTGCCTCTTGGGAAACTGAGTGGCCACGAGTTCCACACTAAGCAGTACGTTGAGCACACCGACGGCAGAGCGAAATCAGGATTTGCTAGCTATTTTTGGGACCGACCACTTTCACCCTGCTCTCACCACATATTTGAACAGGCAATACGTGACGTCATTATGGCGACTCTCCCGTCCCTCTTCGAGCAATTCTTATCGGACATCCGGCCGACAGAGGAAAACAAGCAAGATTACAAAGACGGCCACGAGACACTTCGTGAGCGGTTACGAGAGGATGACACGGTGAGTGAGTTCTACGTCGGAGATTTCCTTCAGGGAAGTTATCGACGCTGGACCGCTGTGAAGCCGATTGGTGACGAAAAATCCGACGTGGACATTATCCTCGTTACGAACCTCGACAAGAACGACAATTCTCCCGCTGAGGCGATGGAGAACTGCGAGCCGTTCCTAGAGGAACATTACAGCGGACAATGGGAACGGAAACACCGGGCCTACCAAATCGACGAGGAGAGCGTCGAACTCGATCTCGTATTGACCGCCGCACCAAGTGAAGCAATGCAGGACGCGATAGGCCCAGACGGCTCCATCGGATCACTGTCAGTCGATGCAGCCTTGGACATGGGAGAGACCGAAGAATTGCTGCAGGGTCTCGGATTCGAACCTAGTACGAAAAGCGACGAGTGGAAAGTCGATCCGCTCGATATCCCCGACCGCGAACTCGAAATCTGGGAAAAAACCCACCCACTCTACACCATCGCTTGGACCATCGACAAGAACGCCCGCACAAACAAGCACTACGTCAACGTCGTCAAGACCATCAAGTGGTGGCGGCGAACCCAAGTATCGGAACCAGAGCGCCCGAAGGGCTACCCACTTGAGCACATCGTCGGCTGGTGCTGTCCGGACGACATCGAGAGCGTCGCAGAAGGTGTGACTCTCACCTTCGAAGACATCGCGCAGCGCTACGACACTCATGCACAGAACGAGGAAACACCATTCCTCGGAGCCAGGGGCCTCCCCGACAACAATGTCTTGGCCCGCATCGATGGCGAGGATTTCGCTGCGTTCCATGAGAACGTCGTTGAAGCCGCCGAACTCGCCCGGCAGGCCCTCGATGAGGAAGACCCGTCTACCTCCCGTGATCTGTGGCACTCTCTTCTTGGAGACGAATTCCCACCGTACGGGAGCGATGACGACGACAGTGACGGCGAGCGTCAGTCTGCACAGTTCCGCTCCTCGTCAGGATCTACCAGTGTTTCCGACCAGCGATTCGCCTAACACACTGCTGAACTAACGTATGCCACCTAGGGAACTAACGCAGGCAGTGGATACTCTTGCCCAACTCGACGCAGTCACGGTACGTGAAGACCTCCGACAGAAGGAGGACGGGCGCAAATGGATACTCAAGGTCCAGCTACGCCTCACCGACCCCCCAGCAGACACGCAGGTGCCGCGAGAGACCGACTGGTATGTCCTGATCGAAGATACCTATCCGTGGGGATCAATCGAGATCCACCCGTCTAAGGAAAACAGCATCACTGCAACCTTCCCCCATCAACGACGGAACCACCCCGGTAGTGAAGAGGAGCCGTGGCGAAACGGGAACATCTGTGTCTCTCAATACGGCCACATCCTTGGCCGGTCAGGTGCAATTACCGAACCACGCGACCCAGACGAACGGCTCCGGTGGCACCTAGAGAGAGCCGTTGCGTGGTTGGAGACTGCCGCAAACGGAAACCTTCAGCAGCCAGGTGATCCGTATGAGGTGCCAGAATTCGATACCAGAGCAGC
The DNA window shown above is from Natrialba magadii ATCC 43099 and carries:
- a CDS encoding SMODS domain-containing nucleotidyltransferase codes for the protein MTSGSLVSWNLSILPLGKLSGHEFHTKQYVEHTDGRAKSGFASYFWDRPLSPCSHHIFEQAIRDVIMATLPSLFEQFLSDIRPTEENKQDYKDGHETLRERLREDDTVSEFYVGDFLQGSYRRWTAVKPIGDEKSDVDIILVTNLDKNDNSPAEAMENCEPFLEEHYSGQWERKHRAYQIDEESVELDLVLTAAPSEAMQDAIGPDGSIGSLSVDAALDMGETEELLQGLGFEPSTKSDEWKVDPLDIPDRELEIWEKTHPLYTIAWTIDKNARTNKHYVNVVKTIKWWRRTQVSEPERPKGYPLEHIVGWCCPDDIESVAEGVTLTFEDIAQRYDTHAQNEETPFLGARGLPDNNVLARIDGEDFAAFHENVVEAAELARQALDEEDPSTSRDLWHSLLGDEFPPYGSDDDDSDGERQSAQFRSSSGSTSVSDQRFA
- a CDS encoding MaoC family dehydratase; this translates as MKYYEDIEIGDTMEFGEYHVTEAEIVDFAESYDPQPFHIDKEAATESAFGELVASGWHTASMCMRLLADGPIDDRASMGARGVDELRWKRPVKPGDTLSIRTEVIDKRVSESDPKRGYVDSRLEGLNQHGEVVISWIGLGMIERRNSDENAE
- a CDS encoding GYD domain-containing protein, whose product is MPPYITLWQFTEQGAASIRDSPDRIDRIEEQFEDLGGELESFDMLMGQYDTITISEFPDVETAAQAVLSVTEAGNVRLDIPQVFERDATREGLESMP
- a CDS encoding peptide-methionine (S)-S-oxide reductase MsrA, which encodes MTHPDEEFTRQSPDAAGALQPPPETQTATFGMGCFWGPDARFGAMEGVVRTRVGYAGGTEPNPSYYSLGDHTEVVQLEYDPETLSYEDLLEVFWANHSWQPPSRKRQYRGVVLAHDDEQYEAAHRTKDDLAERTGTTVESEIEVLESITLAEDYHQKYELRSTPVAGDELVDQYGDEFVDSTVVARLNGFVAGHGTEEQRRCVLAELDVPATVVAELRRRF
- a CDS encoding ester cyclase codes for the protein MAVDASTAPSAVVRREIETVWNDDNLDMIDDLVTDEFTYHNPMIDESIHGPADYRTLVENFRGAVPDYEMTVEEMISDGEIVATRFRATGTQERPLLDIEPTGAKIDITGMLFDRIENGKLVERRVNDDAFGLLRQLGVVERQPF
- a CDS encoding tyrosine-type recombinase/integrase encodes the protein MPPIDEAIEAYFTERETELSDSSLQNHHYQLKMFRKWAWGAGDVSNVEELEPLDLSRFRRYRSKSINTNTMYNQLCVVRLFLRFCFRMGWVDESLPESIVLPTRDGAARDSKIDPDRVAGLLDDLERYQYASTDHVILSLLWSCSLRIGGLRALDLNDVDLDNRWADLAYRPESETPLKNKRGSEREINLHGWVCDLLRAWINDRRPSVTDEFGRKPLLATKQGRMSRSAIRVRVYKLTACGNLGQGCACGSTYPAECDDSVAPHDIRRSSISAWLDEGHDPNLLSGRVDTSTRTMEKHYDVRSEREKRELRKDAFNI